A window from Camelus dromedarius isolate mCamDro1 chromosome 9, mCamDro1.pat, whole genome shotgun sequence encodes these proteins:
- the VASP gene encoding vasodilator-stimulated phosphoprotein isoform X1 has translation MSETVVCSSRATVMLYDDNNKRWMPAGTGPQAFSRVQIYHNPTANSFRVVGRKMQPDQQVVINCAIVRGVKYNQATPNFHQWRDARQVWGLNFGSKEDATQFAAGMASALEALEGGGPPPPPPPTAPPTWSVQNGPSAEEVEQQKRQQQAEHMERRVSNAGGPPAPPAGGPPPPPGPPPPPGPPPPPGISSSGVSAAGHGAGAGPPPAPPLPTAQGPSGGGTGAPGLATAIAGAKLRKVSKQEEAPGASLAPKAESSRSTGGGLMEEMNAMLARRRKATQVGEKPAKDESANQEEPEARVPAHCESVRRPWEKNSTTLPRMKSSSSVTTSEAHPSTPSSNDESDLERVKQELLEEVRKELQKVKEEIIEAFVQELRKRGSP, from the exons TGAGACTGTCGTCTGCTCCAGCCGGGCCACTGTGATGCTTTACGATGACAACAACAAGCGATGGATGCCTGCTGGCACGGGCCCCCAGGCCTTCAGCCGCGTCCAGATCTACCACAACCCCACCGCCAACTCCTTCCGGGTGGTCGGTCGGAAGATGCAGCCGGACCAGCAG GTGGTCATCAACTGTGCCATCGTCCGCGGTGTCAAGTATAACCAGGCCACCCCCAACTTCCACCAGTGGCGTGACGCCCGCCAGGTCTGGGGCCTCAACTTCGGCAGCAAGGAAGACGCAACACAGTTCGCCGCCGGCATGGCCAGCGCCCTAGAAGCACTGGAAG GAGGAGGGCCTCCGCCCCCGCCACCACCTACAGCACCTCCTACTTGGTCCGTCCAGAATGGCCCCTCCGCAGAGGAGGTGGAGCAACAGAAAAG GCAGCAGCAGGCAGAGCACATGGAGCGCAGGGTCTCTAATGCAG GAGGCCCACCTGCTCCCCCGGCTGGGGGACCGCCCCCACCTCCTggacctccccctcctccaggtcctcccccaccccctggtaTCTCCTCCTCAGGGGTCTCGGCTGCGGGCCATGGAGCAGGGGCAGGCCCACCCCCtgcaccccctctccccacagcaCAAGGTCCCAGTGGTGGAGGGACCGGGGCCCCTGGCCTGGCCACAGCCATTGCCGGAGCCAAACTCAGGAAAGTCAGCAAG CAGGAGGAGGCCCCAGGGGCATCCTTGGCTCCCAAAGCTGAGAGCAGTCGAAGCACGGGCGGGGGGCTTATGGAGGAGATGAACGCCATGCTGGCCCGGAG AAGGAAAGCCACACAAGTTGGAGAGAAACCCGCCAAGGATGAATCCGCCAAT CAGGAGGAGCCAGAGGCCAGAGTCCCAGCCCACTGTG AATCTGTGCGGAGACCCTGGGAGAAGAACAGCACAACCTTGCCAAG GATGAAGTCATCTTCTTCAGTGACCACTTCCGAGGCCCACCCCTCTACGCCCAGCTCCAATGATGAGTCAGACCTGGAAAGGGTGAAACAG GAGCTTCtggaagaggtgaggaaggaaTTGCAGAAAGTGAAAGAGGAAATAATTGAAG CCTTTGTCCAGGAGCTGAGGAAGCGGGGTTCCCCCTGA
- the VASP gene encoding vasodilator-stimulated phosphoprotein isoform X2 has protein sequence MSETVVCSSRATVMLYDDNNKRWMPAGTGPQAFSRVQIYHNPTANSFRVVGRKMQPDQQVVINCAIVRGVKYNQATPNFHQWRDARQVWGLNFGSKEDATQFAAGMASALEALEGGGPPPPPPPTAPPTWSVQNGPSAEEVEQQKRQQQAEHMERRVSNAGGPPAPPAGGPPPPPGPPPPPGPPPPPGISSSGVSAAGHGAGAGPPPAPPLPTAQGPSGGGTGAPGLATAIAGAKLRKVSKQEEAPGASLAPKAESSRSTGGGLMEEMNAMLARRRKATQVGEKPAKDESANEEPEARVPAHCESVRRPWEKNSTTLPRMKSSSSVTTSEAHPSTPSSNDESDLERVKQELLEEVRKELQKVKEEIIEAFVQELRKRGSP, from the exons TGAGACTGTCGTCTGCTCCAGCCGGGCCACTGTGATGCTTTACGATGACAACAACAAGCGATGGATGCCTGCTGGCACGGGCCCCCAGGCCTTCAGCCGCGTCCAGATCTACCACAACCCCACCGCCAACTCCTTCCGGGTGGTCGGTCGGAAGATGCAGCCGGACCAGCAG GTGGTCATCAACTGTGCCATCGTCCGCGGTGTCAAGTATAACCAGGCCACCCCCAACTTCCACCAGTGGCGTGACGCCCGCCAGGTCTGGGGCCTCAACTTCGGCAGCAAGGAAGACGCAACACAGTTCGCCGCCGGCATGGCCAGCGCCCTAGAAGCACTGGAAG GAGGAGGGCCTCCGCCCCCGCCACCACCTACAGCACCTCCTACTTGGTCCGTCCAGAATGGCCCCTCCGCAGAGGAGGTGGAGCAACAGAAAAG GCAGCAGCAGGCAGAGCACATGGAGCGCAGGGTCTCTAATGCAG GAGGCCCACCTGCTCCCCCGGCTGGGGGACCGCCCCCACCTCCTggacctccccctcctccaggtcctcccccaccccctggtaTCTCCTCCTCAGGGGTCTCGGCTGCGGGCCATGGAGCAGGGGCAGGCCCACCCCCtgcaccccctctccccacagcaCAAGGTCCCAGTGGTGGAGGGACCGGGGCCCCTGGCCTGGCCACAGCCATTGCCGGAGCCAAACTCAGGAAAGTCAGCAAG CAGGAGGAGGCCCCAGGGGCATCCTTGGCTCCCAAAGCTGAGAGCAGTCGAAGCACGGGCGGGGGGCTTATGGAGGAGATGAACGCCATGCTGGCCCGGAG AAGGAAAGCCACACAAGTTGGAGAGAAACCCGCCAAGGATGAATCCGCCAAT GAGGAGCCAGAGGCCAGAGTCCCAGCCCACTGTG AATCTGTGCGGAGACCCTGGGAGAAGAACAGCACAACCTTGCCAAG GATGAAGTCATCTTCTTCAGTGACCACTTCCGAGGCCCACCCCTCTACGCCCAGCTCCAATGATGAGTCAGACCTGGAAAGGGTGAAACAG GAGCTTCtggaagaggtgaggaaggaaTTGCAGAAAGTGAAAGAGGAAATAATTGAAG CCTTTGTCCAGGAGCTGAGGAAGCGGGGTTCCCCCTGA